The following are encoded together in the Nitrospinaceae bacterium genome:
- the ruvB gene encoding Holliday junction branch migration DNA helicase RuvB, whose amino-acid sequence MPSGAKGAVVVIERRISARETSSAEEQVFSSLRPSRLEEYIGQQALVAKLRITLEAAAARSESVGHILFHGPPGLGKTTLSHIIAQETGSRLVKTSGPSLSRPFDLVGILTDLQTGDVLFIDEIHRMPRPVEEYLYPAMEDFEVDFISQQGPMARSIKINLKRFSIVGATTRPGALSAPLRDRFERVYHVDFYSDDELKVIIMRSAERLGLSIEEEAAGELARRSRGTPRTANRLLLWVRDFSQARRDGAISLGTTREALAMEAVDEMGLDALDRQYLRTIIEQYTGGPVGVEAIAATMNEESDTLVDVVEPFLLRTGFVQRTRGGRRATSAAFTLLGLEIPQGQQGELWSAAGQSPTEEPPAGAPPVGENE is encoded by the coding sequence GAGCAGGTTTTCTCCTCGCTCCGGCCTTCTCGGCTTGAGGAGTACATCGGCCAGCAGGCGCTCGTCGCCAAGCTACGCATCACCCTTGAAGCCGCCGCCGCGCGGAGCGAATCGGTTGGCCACATTCTTTTTCACGGCCCCCCCGGGCTGGGCAAGACCACTCTTTCTCACATCATCGCGCAGGAAACAGGCTCTCGTCTCGTCAAGACCTCGGGCCCCTCGCTCTCGCGGCCCTTTGACCTTGTGGGCATCCTCACCGACCTCCAAACGGGCGATGTGCTCTTCATCGACGAGATACATCGCATGCCGCGCCCCGTAGAGGAATATCTCTACCCCGCCATGGAAGATTTCGAGGTCGATTTCATCTCCCAGCAAGGCCCGATGGCACGCTCCATCAAGATTAACCTCAAGCGTTTTTCCATCGTCGGGGCCACCACCCGGCCCGGCGCGCTGTCCGCCCCGCTGCGAGATCGCTTCGAGCGCGTATACCACGTGGACTTTTATTCCGATGACGAACTCAAAGTCATCATCATGCGGAGCGCCGAGCGGCTGGGGCTGTCCATCGAGGAAGAGGCAGCTGGCGAGCTGGCCCGCCGAAGCCGGGGCACCCCCCGCACGGCGAACCGCCTCCTTCTCTGGGTGCGGGACTTCAGCCAGGCCCGGCGGGACGGGGCCATTTCACTCGGCACCACCCGCGAGGCGCTTGCGATGGAGGCCGTGGACGAAATGGGCCTCGATGCGCTCGACCGCCAATACCTGCGCACCATCATCGAGCAGTACACCGGTGGCCCGGTGGGGGTCGAGGCCATCGCCGCCACCATGAATGAGGAGAGCGACACCCTCGTGGATGTGGTCGAGCCGTTCTTGCTGCGCACGGGATTTGTTCAGCGCACCCGGGGCGGCCGCCGGGCGACCTCGGCCGCCTTCACTCTCCTTGGTCTGGAAATTCCCCAGGGCCAACAGGGAGAGCTGTGGTCCGCCGCCGGGCAGTCCCCGACCGAAGAACCCCCTGCTGGGGCGCCCCCGGTCGGAGAAAACGAGTAA
- a CDS encoding DUF2905 domain-containing protein, whose product MTPGDPFSGFGKTLLTLGLIIAAVGVALIIFPKIPWLGRLPGDIHLRGKNWRFHFPLATSVIISIILTVILNLISRK is encoded by the coding sequence ATGACACCCGGCGACCCCTTCTCAGGCTTTGGCAAAACCCTTTTAACCCTTGGGCTCATCATCGCCGCCGTCGGCGTGGCTCTCATCATCTTCCCCAAAATTCCTTGGCTCGGGCGCCTTCCGGGGGATATTCACCTGCGCGGGAAAAACTGGCGCTTTCATTTTCCCCTAGCCACATCGGTCATCATTAGCATCATTTTGACGGTCATCCTCAACCTCATATCGAGGAAATAA